TTGCACGCTGATATTAGTCATGTTATATTATTACTTAAGGTTTTCTTTAGGCGAGATCATTTCTAAAAACTCTTGAATGCTCACAGTAACAAACAGTTGCTTAAATGAAACGGAACAATAGCTGAAAATACActtgtttaaaaagctttttttttcttttgtaagagAACACGATtcaaatttttggttaatttctgAAAAGAAGTACATAAATAACGCTTTTTCATAAAGGATATTGTTATGAATGTTCTGAGATGTTATTGGCGAAATCATTTTAGATATCTGTTTGAGTTATTCACagcattaaattttcttttagaaaCTGGAGCATACTACATTTGAAAACCATTTTGTACTTCTTCATTCCTAAAAGGAGGATATCACTGTAACTACTGTGTGCTTTCCTTTTAAATATGTGACAGTAGTCTGGTCCTGAaggacaaaattttgaaattcaattgctCTTTAGCTATGAATCACCTTTAACTTGTAATGACAAATCCGCTGTAAATATACTAAGGATCAGTGgtattcccatagggtatactccatatactctGTATACTCTCAAACCTTTTtcagacatatagcgtataccctgtTCACATTAAAATGTAAATGTAATGTGAACATGTGAAATGTAAAATGTAAATGTTCACATTATGCCATACTATGTATAtaatcacatacacaaattgtgcgtaatggattactgggagtataccctcagaaaaattgatggaaggATCACTGCTAAGGATTAATATTTTTTGCCGCACGAATGGTGAAATTAAAGGTAGATTTGTACTAGAAAGGCAAAACACAAATATTTGATTCAGAGATTGTTTCAGCTAGTATATTTTGAGTATGCTGAAGTTACTAAAGTTTAAGAATTTTAGTGTCTTGGCTAGGGAACGTTTTTTTTTGTCTGGAAATGAtcaaaataattgttattttctcattatgtGTCTAAACGTTAAATGATTACAAAATGCGAGCAAATTGATCctttattacaagaaaaaatcGCAAATAAATGGAAGTTTCAGAAAatggtttttcaaataaaaggagGTTTTTTATGATGTCTAACGTCATCTTGTTACACATTTACTGTAAACGTGGTGCTACTAATTCGATCAATTTCCTAGGCTGTCCAATTttccgtctcaagtgatcccagatatgctcgatttgtgacaaatcaggaCATCGCGCAGGCCAAAGAAGGGGATAATGTGGAGGAGAAAGTCCTGTATCACCCTTGATGTGTGTGACCAAGCATCGTCCAGTTAAAAAGCGGTCTCTGGAAGCCCTgccatgagtgccaacacatgtggCTGAATCATGGCACAAACGTACCCTTAGATTTCCATGGTGTTGTGATTAATATTAGGGGTGACCTCGTGCCATATGTCATAGCACCCGGTAGTATCTTCAGCAGCAGCTGCGATGTGCCACTGAAACCAAAGGCTGGATTAGGGATATCATGCATTCACCCCCATTTGGGGTAGTGTCGTATTCGACTGCATTCGACTCCAACTGAACGAATCCAGATCATTTTTCGCGACGAAACCAGATTCAATTTGGGCAATGATGAAAATCTCGTATGCTTGTGGAGACCAAACTGCGAACTTCCTACTAGTCACCGCATCCACAGCTGGGGTGATGATACGCGGTGCTATCGTACGAAATATGATCACAATTTTTATTGATCCACTACACCATGAAAGACAAAACTATATGTTTGTTTCATGCTTCGGACACATGCGATGCTTTTTGGCACTCATGATGTAGATTCCAGTAGTTATTTTATTAACAGGACAATTCTCGGTCACACTCAGCAAGGgacttcctcttccacattattTCCTTCACTTATCTGATGGATGTGTCATTGATTGAGAATATCTGAGATCACTTTGGTCGGTAAATTGAATTGCCTACGAGTTCAAATGAATTAGCGACACGTTTGGAGTAAATGTGAAACGAGATGGCGCACAGAACATCGTAAGATACTTTTAAACCTTAATCCTCGCCAGTATCGCCTCGTTCATTCATGCTAGAGGTTTTGGTATAACCTCCATTCACTTGAGGTTTTTTCTGTAATAAATCATGATTTTGTAACCTGTTTCTAAAATCACTGTTGTCCTGAAGTACGTAACATTTCGTTTTATTCTGACAactgcttcttggtgcgtcgagttttttgttatagagtgtaataACGTAACAAGCCGCAAGAGATGGAAATTTATCAATGTTTCTTAgtgaaaaaattacttctttaatgTAAAAGCTTTAAAATCGATTAAAAGTGCACATCGCGTTAAGCTACGTTCCATTTTGAAATTGATTAGTATTTTAGATCCAATAGGTAATTTAATTAATGTAACTAGAATCatactttaaatttattattatatcactaaaaatgaagtaattctatttaaatagtaatttataaagaaaaaatgacaCTTAAAGTCATTCAGGCAATTTTTGTTAATCCTGCAAAAGAAGTAGCAGTAAAGTTTGTATcaactgtttaaatttttatgacgttgctttgaattattttattatttatgttttcagCATATTtcctaatacttaaaaaaaaaaaggaagaaaatgataaagaaaatactttaatgatTGTTTTTGTCAATTTCTCCCATAGTTTAAATCCATGATgcgattcaaatcaaataaattttgttttgtatggGAGCAATATGCGTAAACGAAATGTAAAATGAAGTTCCGACAAGCTCCTTTTTCAACCAAAATGATacgtaaaagagaaaataatgaacattttgaacTAACACTCAAAACGAAATAACTTAATTTATCACACACGAAACTGATGAATTTCTGTCAAAACACCTATTTTAATTAATGTATCTAGAATAGGACTCAGCGTCTTCATTTATTGAGTTTAATTTACGTGTGCGGGATTTGTGTCTGAAAAGGTTCTTGCGTAATAAATCAATATTTACTCGTGACTTAGGCAAAATATTAAAGATTAAAATACTGCAGGAGTAATTAATTATCACTAATAGATAGAAGCAGCTGCATTAAGAACAAATGACTACattcacaaatatatatatatatataaagaaaaaaaagttcccgtTCGGCAACAATTTACGACAACATGCCAATTTTATACCCCTTAAACAAGTAAATGAAAATCAGCAATAAATTACAAGATTGAATTCATTAACATATTGGTacataaaactttaaattgagACAAAATATACATCAAAAAAGTTGAAGACATGTTGTTAACAAGACTAAGTGACATTTAATTAACTGCCGCGTATGTATAAATTTCAACCaatgtcaaaattttttaatttaatataaaatacttTAATCTATGAATTAATATCTAACCAGACTTCTCATACAATGtacaacttttatttaaatttactctgtatccttatatattatttctgtagcctgtttttggtttctacgccagattttcctcaattcttgatcgatttcttcgatttacgccttattttaaagcttatggtgctggctactgacgaaaaatagacccacggtctaaaaattgtttttttcagccgaaaaacctgttttaaagaatcagaatgaggttttcggttaaacttataactttaatttgcgctatgaccgacagagctgaatagcttgatcggcagagcgctctcttcgtaaccaggagaatgcgtgttcgggcccacgtccggacagtctgcaacaaaaaattagagaaatatcgcgcattacatgaacacttaattaagtgtataacaactatgaagaagtagaataaatgagaaggaaacgttCCTTGCTGATacgaaaacttgaagtgactttgtgctaaattacttctgaattgtacgtttgttttttttttctttttaagctttggctctggtaagaaaattaaagcataatgtaagcgaaaatataagtaacaggtttaagatttcagactacaatagaattgttttttgttcagaaaaaaataataaatcgtatattgaaatatatattcttctaatgagtttttgactctttgtacaaataaaaaaattactacctcaatttgaagagtaaaatatatattttttcttctttttgcaaaaaaacaaatagcttatcacatttttactacattcgaaaagctacgcttaaagaagagcatagttcaatttattttgtattttaaccgtgctgttaaatgatgaacacgtgctgccatctaagtcataacggttcaagcagcctgcggtaacaaattgtaaaaattttcaagaataaaaaaatgtttcttcaatatcttatcttatatattattcccttctcattttaaaacttatcaggctggctaatgaagcaAAATAGACTTActgtcgaaaaatcaagttttcgaaagcgccccttgctgtttcaaaaccttgatgctgcctgtagttcttatgcttttttttttaaagcaaagttctaatgcagttttccattttttacgtcgctttcggcaaaaaaaaaaaaaaaatagcctgtgtgtgtgttcatattttaataaagcttaaaagcactggacttagttgttcggttaaattgataagtttttttcggtagagcgttcggctataaactatctgaacttcgggcaagtttgggctgtctgatataatatcaaatttatattagtattacgcattacatgtactcataacatagaaacgtaataaaataaatgcattggtaatgctacttggtgtttcgactcctttatgcaagctacagttatcattcggataagttgactgttaatcgaagggtgttcttccttttttttaagctttgactacatccagaccactcagcataatgtaagcataaaaaagtattagatttacctaaaggaaatcttttttgtgcagaaaaacattttcattgtatgctgaaatgtagatgtttctaatagcagtgttcgaccttttgtacaaatgaaaaaatactacgccaaactaaaactacgagtttcacccagtaaacctttaattttttattcgcgcgaatacgatataaagcattaaaattactatcaacttcattagcaagaaatcattttctactcctctgctttctgctgaaaaaaaaatacattttgtctacgttcgaaaaattacacttaaaaaacggactcagttcaactggttttggttttgaattttaagtgttcgattaaaagagaaacatgtgcgggcatttaagccgtaacggttaaagcaaccttctatgtgaaatagttcaatattcaaagataaaaacacttattttcaatctaatttattacttctctagaatgttcgtttcaatcgctacgtgagatcttcgtcattctttaatcaaattccatgctttgcgaataattttaaatcgtatcatgctggttaatgacaaaacatagaaacatgatcttattattattattattattattattttggcaaaaagcttttttgctgttttttactacgcattccttcaatgaatagctttcgaaaaggaaggcgcaattgctaggtttgttggggtgtcgggctgttaatcagaatggcgccaattcgaatccgtgccaataaatatctctttaatgtttcttttttttttcccgtcagatgctcacatgggcaggactgtatttgccacaacctgtttttttacatgcacaattattgctttttcacgagtcactactcagtcacacttttaatgatatttatgtttgaattgaaaatatgtacgaccaaaaggtgagcgatgatcaaattatcacaacgttgtatttaacgaggttttgttactgatgtctttaaattacatgccttctcttctgcgcttacttttttttcggttcttcttcataatgttcttcctttgaaattcttaaagagcgaaataccttatgaaacgattcgaaacacagtgcggagttccgcacgggtcgactagttatatTAAATATGAATTGTTTAGTCGTTAGAACAGTATTGACAAGACTAGTGAATTTAATTGCCGGCCGAGCATAAAGAAGTTTCAAAGAGTATTTTTATAGCTTAATTTATTAAGGGGATATATATCCCTTCAAAAGGCGAtaattttgaccattttatttttattattaagaaGCGATTGATATGGTAATTGAGCTAGACTTCTATACTACTTGCATTGTGTAAGAGATTTGGTTCGTagcaattttaaactaactaCTAATTCTAAATGAGTTAAGAATTCTGtgttttttagaacttcaaataTTTGGGACTATGTAGAACTTCGTTTTAAGTCTTATGTAATTCAGCCGAAATAATTAACTATTAATATTCAACCAGACATAACAAAATAGAAAAGAACATATTATCACTAACATGGCATACTTAATCAAATGCTTGTGTcagtgtaatttttattttaattactaggATCAATCATTTTACATCTTTGTAATATCGTTATAGTTCATTACGAATATTTTATATAATAGCATTGTTAGTTTCACGAGTGAAATTTGGATGCCACGTTAACGAAATTAAAGTTGATATTTGCGCGAAAGCAGTTAAGTTGAGCTAAAATGTATGCCCAATGTTGTGCAATGTAAAATTATAAACGTAAAGTATAACATAATAGGTTACTATAGtaaacaattataataataagaTTTTATGAATGGATATATGATTAGTAAACTAATGAAagcattaagtaaaaaaataatcaaaatatcgTTTAATAGACGAAGTTGGAATATTTAGTTCAAAGAAGAATGTTCTTTTGTTCAATTCCAGATTTTTAGTTAAGGTGGGATGGTTAACATCTAAATGCaggaaatgcatttttatttacgttgtttttttagGACGACACGGAGGGAGGGGGGCGATACAATTTATTATTGTAAACTAGGACGTAATTGTAAACAAATACATTCCTGATCTTTGACTTATAAGCATTTGTGTCTCATAAAATCGGACTGCATATTGTTCACTGCAGCTTGTTTAGCTTATGTGCCGTTAGATGTATTTAAGGATACTAAATTCATTGTAAGCAATTTTAATTGGAAAGTAAATTCGTCTTTAACACTTTGtcaaaaaatgattaaatgttaatgtatcaaaaatatatttgataaaatgtgtgtaaatgaaaaaaaaaaagaatatgcgTCTTacaaaaaggtattttatttatGTCTTTATAAAAGTAACAAAACGATCGAGTGATTATGGGATTTGTACAAACATCAAAATGACTAGGATAGTATTGCTCCTCCACCTGCACTGTTAATCATACCTCCGGTTACTCCTCCGCTTGGATTTTCAGCTCCTCCACTATTTCCGTTCGGTGTTCCTCCATTTGTTGCACTTTGGGCTGCTCCACTATTTACATTTTCGAGATCACGTCCCAACCCATTAGTAGACCCTGCTCCAAAACCATTACCTGTATCTCCGCTGGTTGAAGCTGCTTGAGATGTACTTGATGCATTCGCCATTGCTCCACTActttcgtttttcatttcttgactGGATGAACCTTCTTTATTTTTGTtcgaatttttgtttgaatttccaTCAGATCTTCCACTGTATTTGCCAACATATCTGCTTCTACCCCCCTGCATGGCTCCGTTGCCTTTTTGATGCATGTCTTTAGGTATAATCCAATGCAGTGCTCGATTTGCACCGACATGTTCTTTATCTCTTTTATATCTACCTTCTCTGTGTCCATTTCTGTCCATATCTCTATTACTGTCTTCGCTTTCTTCTCTAAATTTCTGTTCACCTCTGtgcattcctttattttttctttcgttcCTTTCACTCCTGTCCATGCGTCTACCTCTGTTTCTGTATTCATCACGATTTCGGTCACCACGTTCATCAGTATCTCTGCTTTCATCTCTGCCTCCACGTTCATTTCTTTGTCTACTCCCGTCTCTGTCTTCACGTGCATCTCTTCTGCGGTCATCTCTATCTCTAATTCCACTTCTCTCTCTTTGTTCGTCGTCATCTCTTCTCCTACCTATGTCTCTATTTGCATCACGACCTCTGTCTCCACGTTCATCTCTGTCACTGCGCCCATTTCTGCCCATACGTCCATCTTTGCCTCTACGTTCATCTCTTTCATTGCGTGCATCCCTTTCTCTGCGCTCATCTCTATCTCTGCTTTCACTCCCCTCTCTTCTCTCGTCGTCATCTGTTCGCCTACCCCTCTTTCTATTTTCTTCACGACCTCTATCTTCACGTTCATCTCTGTCTCTACGTCCATCACTGTCACTGCGTCCATTTCTGCCCATACGCCCATCTTTGCCTCCACGTTCATCTCTTTCATAGCGTGCATTCCTTTCTCTGCGCTCATCAATATATCTGCTTCCACTCCCCTCTCTTTGCTCGTCATCATCTGCGCGCTTACCTCTGTCTCTATTTTCTTCACGACCTCTATCTTCACGTTCATCTTTGTCTCTGCGTCCATCACTGCCACTGCGACGATTTTTGCCCATGCGTCTACCTTTGCCTTCACGCTCATTTCTTTCTTTGCGTCCATCTCTGTCTTCACGTGCATCCCTTTCTTTGCGTTCATCTCTATCGTTTCTTtcatttctgtctcttcgttccCCGTCATCTGTGCGCCTACTTCTGTCTCTATTTTCATTACGACCTCTGTCTTCGCGTTCATCTCTGTCTCTGCGCTTATCTCTGTCAGTGCGTCCATGTCGGCCTATTCGTTCATCCGTACCTTCACGTTCATCTCTTTCTCTGCGTCCATCTCTATTTCTGCTTCCACTCCCCTCTCTCCGCTCGTCGTCATCTATTCGCCTACCTCTGTCTCTATTTTCTTCACGATCTCTATCTTCACGTTCATCTCTGTCTCTGCGCCCATCACTGTCACTGCTTCCATTTCTGGCCATACGTCCATCTTTGCCTCCACGTTTATCTCTTTCATTGCGTGTATTCCTTTCTCTGCGGTAATCTCTATCTCTGCTTCTACTCCCCTCTCTTCGCTCGTCGTCATCTGTTCGCCTACCTCTGTCTCTATTTTCTTCACGACCTCTATCTTCTCGTTCGTCTCTGTCTCTGCGTCCATCTCTGTCACTGCGTCCATGTCTGCCTATTCGTTCATCTGTACCTTCACGTTCATCTCTTTCTCTGCGTCCATTTCTATTTCTGCTTCCACTCCCCTCTCTTCGCTCGTCGTCATCTGTTCTTCTACCTCTGTCTCTATTTTCTTCACGACCTCTATCTTCAAGTTCATCTCTATCTCTGCGTCCATCACTGTCACTGCGACGATTTTTGCCCATTCGTCCATCTTTGCCTTCACGTTCATTTCTTTCTTTGCGTCCATCTCTGCCTTCACGTGCATTCCTATCTTTGCGTCCATCTCTATCGTTGCTTTCACTTCTGTCTCTTCGTTCTTCGTCATCTGTGCGCCTACTTCTGTCTCTATTTTCATTACGACCTCTGTCTTCGCGTTCATCTCTGTCTCTGCACCTATCTCTGTCACTGCGTCCATCTCGGCCTATTCGTTCATCTCTACCTCCACGTTCATCTCTTTCTCTGCGTTCATCTCTGTCTTCACGTGAATCCCTTTCTCTACGTTCATCTCTATTTCTGCTTCCACTCCTCTCTTTTTGCTCATCGTCATCTGCGCGCCTACCTCTGTTTCTATTTACATCACGACCTCTTTCTTCACGTTCACCTCTGTTGCTGCGTCCATTTTTACTCATGCCACTGCCTCCACGTTCATCTCTTTCTTTGCGACCATCTCTGTCTTTGCTTCCCTTTCTGTTTCTTCGTTCGTCGTAATATGTGCTTTTACCTCTGTATCTATATTCATCACGTCCCATGTTTTCACGTTCAGCACTTTCTCTGCGTTCTTCTCTGTATCTGCTTTCACCGTTGTCTCTGCGTCCATCTATGTCTCTACTTCCACGTCTGTCTTTACGTTTGTCATCATCTGTGCATCTACCTCTGTCTTCATTTCCATCACGATCTTCGCCTCCACGTTCATCTCTGCCTCTAAGGCTGTCCCTGTCCTCACGTTCCCCTCTGCCTCTGCCGCTGTCTGTGTCCTCTCGTTCGTCTCTGTCTCTGCGGCTACCTCTGTTGTCACGTTCATATCTTTCTCTGCGCCCATCTTTGTTTCTGCTTCCATCTCTATCTCCACGTTCTTCTCTGTCTTCACGTCCTTCTCTGTTTCCACGTCCATCTCTGCTTCCACGTCCTTCTCTATCTCCCTTTTCATATCTCTCTTTGCTTTCATTTCTGTTTTCTCGATTATCCCGTGCTTTTCTTCCATCTTCGTCTCCGTTTCCACTTTTCTCTCTTGGTTCATCGTCGTTTACGCGTCTTTCTCTGTCTCTATATTCGTCCCGTTCATTTCGATCTCTGCGTTCATCCTTGTCTCCATGTTGATATCTGTCTTCTCTTCGACCTTTGTTTCTACGTTCGTCGTCATCTGAGCGTCTCTCTCTGTCTCTATTTTCCTCACGACCTCTGCATTCACGTTCGTCTTTGCCTCTGCGTCCATCTCTCTCTTCATATTCATTTCGGTCTTTGCGTCCATCTCTGTCTCTGCTTCCACTTCTTTCTCTGCGTCTGTCGTCATCTATGTTCTTACCTTTGCCTCTAGTTTCATCACGTTCTCGGTCTCCACGTTCTTCCTCGTCTCTGCGCCCATTTTTGTCTTCATGTGTTCTCCTTTCCCTGCGTCCATAATTACCTCTCTTTCCATCTTTGTTTATTCTCTCGTCGTCATCGGTACGTCTATTTCTACCCGTATTTTCATCACGATATCTGTCTCCACGTTCATATCTTCctcttcgttttttttctttgctgtgtCCATCTCGGTCTCTGCTCTCATATCTGTCTTTGCTTTCATCCTCGTCTCTACGTTCAACGTCATTCCTGCGTGTTTCTCTGTTTCCATATTCTTTACGATCGCTGTCTCTTCTTCTATCTCTGTCTCTACGCTCGTCGTtatctttttcattttgtatatCTCTCTCTCTGCGTCCATGTTTCTGCCCACTTTTTCCTTTATGTTCATCTGTGCTACTGTAATTAGTTCGGTCCTTCTTCCCATCTGTGTTACGTTCTCTTATTTTATCATTTCTACTCATTTCATTTCTAGTTTCACCTCTGCGTACATTTCCATGTTGATCTTTTTGTCTGTTTCTGCGTGtttcttcttttacttttctttggTTACTTCGATGATTATcatgtttacttttttgtttagtTTCCTTGTAATTGCCACGTTTGtgattactttcttttatatttccTGTCCTGTTTCCATCTTCATATTTACTTTTACCCTTTTCCGTTCTTTCACCTTCATTTTCTACCTTACGTTCACGCCTTAGCCTATCTCCATGTTTCGACTCACTTTCTCTGCTTTCTCCTGAGTGTTTGTCCTTCTTCTGATCTTTACTCTGATCTTCGTGTCCATCTCTTTGCTTATTTCTCTTGCTTTCTCCATGCCTTATTCGATGCTCACCGCTTTTGTTGTGGTTATAGTTTTCTTCTGATCTATTTTCATCGTTTTGCTTTTGTCCTTCCTGCAAGCACGATCCTTTACATTTTCCATTAGAGTGTTCTCCTAagacaggaagaaaaaaaatctatacgaAGTGTGCGTAAAATTGAAAGACATAATACGATTTTCATGATTTATTTCGATACGTTATGAAACAACTTTTCACAATAGGTTTcactaattaaaaaagaaatgactgACAAAAATGTGACTGCTTCAATGCATATAAAAACATTCGTAAATGGATCTGTATCGTTTCTTGAAAatccattttaattatttttcaaccaatggaagaaaaataagttatacataaagttcaaaaaaaaaaaaaaaaataaataaataaataaaataaataaataaacaaaaataaataaataaaaataaataaataaataaaaataaataaataaataaataaaacaaattataggCACATCAATCTCTTATACCCTATCCATTAGCGgagtttgaatttgtttttctgGAGGTGGTGAGGGGGTGGGGGTCTTTTAACTCTTTCATGGTCATTTATCACTGTACAAAGACTGGTAGTAAGCTCAAAACTAAGGGTTATAGGGATGAGTAGAACCCCCAACTCCCGTCGCTGTACCCTTCACCCTTTTCATTTGTCGAAATACTTGATTTAACAGTTGTAAATATAGCTTGTAACTGCAGACGAACCAACTATTGCTAATCtgaaaagaataacattttagGTTTGTTTTACAACGCAAAATAAAGCATTAATCATTCACATCAGCATATTAACataattcaaagttaaaaaaaaaaaaaaaaaagatgcagggGAGTGAGGAAaacaattttggaatttttacaAACAATTTTCGTCACTCATCACGAATGAAATTCGTAAAAGCTAAATTATTAAGGGAAAAAAGATATCACGTCTTTGGTAATAAATATTATCCAGTGATATTTTTTGGCCGGAAAAAAgtgtttatttctttctttacttctctttctacttccttttacaaaacgagctgatgtgagcatcacatgacttccttttactccaatttaatgtcatttccccattattggcaattttaatgtgattcaattgtttactctctaaatatcaccaacagtggccaaattgaaaccaaatttaaaattaaaaaaaaaaaaatcgccaaatttgtcgctaagttggcggcaaaacttggctaccaaaacactgtcgatatatcgctaagtgtccgacaaattataacaccagttgttataatttgtcggacagtttacatcgaaattcaacaatgatttccccctaaaaaggagcaaaagaccccttaggaacatccgaatgcaaccaaaaggaaaggtgcacaactaggtcccactaggagtctacgtaccaaatttcaactttctaggacataccgttcttgagttatgcgagatacgtacgcacatacacacatacgcacatacatacgtacatacggatgtcacgagaaaattcgttgtaattaactcgggggtcgtcaaaatggatatttcgggtgtctgtacgttcctaggcatatatccacgtgtggtcgggtcgaaaaaaaaaaaactcagcatttatgcgggggtgagaaaaatggaaattaaggccgatttt
This sequence is a window from Uloborus diversus isolate 005 chromosome 10, Udiv.v.3.1, whole genome shotgun sequence. Protein-coding genes within it:
- the LOC129230977 gene encoding trichohyalin-like, producing the protein MNSFIAAIFIFSLCIAVSLGEHSNGKCKGSCLQEGQKQNDENRSEENYNHNKSGEHRIRHGESKRNKQRDGHEDQSKDQKKDKHSGESRESESKHGDRLRRERKVENEGERTEKGKSKYEDGNRTGNIKESNHKRGNYKETKQKSKHDNHRSNQRKVKEETRRNRQKDQHGNVRRGETRNEMSRNDKIRERNTDGKKDRTNYSSTDEHKGKSGQKHGRRERDIQNEKDNDERRDRDRRRDSDRKEYGNRETRRNDVERRDEDESKDRYESRDRDGHSKEKKRRGRYERGDRYRDENTGRNRRTDDDERINKDGKRGNYGRRERRTHEDKNGRRDEEERGDRERDETRGKGKNIDDDRRRERSGSRDRDGRKDRNEYEERDGRRGKDERECRGREENRDRERRSDDDERRNKGRREDRYQHGDKDERRDRNERDEYRDRERRVNDDEPREKSGNGDEDGRKARDNRENRNESKERYEKGDREGRGSRDGRGNREGREDREERGDRDGSRNKDGRRERYERDNRGSRRDRDEREDTDSGRGRGEREDRDSLRGRDERGGEDRDGNEDRGRCTDDDKRKDRRGSRDIDGRRDNGESRYREERRESAERENMGRDEYRYRGKSTYYDERRNRKGSKDRDGRKERDERGGSGMSKNGRSNRGEREERGRDVNRNRGRRADDDEQKERSGSRNRDERRERDSREDRDERRERDERGGRDERIGRDGRSDRDRCRDRDEREDRGRNENRDRSRRTDDEERRDRSESNDRDGRKDRNAREGRDGRKERNEREGKDGRMGKNRRSDSDGRRDRDELEDRGREENRDRGRRTDDDERREGSGSRNRNGRRERDEREGTDERIGRHGRSDRDGRRDRDEREDRGREENRDRGRRTDDDERREGSRSRDRDYRRERNTRNERDKRGGKDGRMARNGSSDSDGRRDRDEREDRDREENRDRGRRIDDDERREGSGSRNRDGRRERDEREGTDERIGRHGRTDRDKRRDRDEREDRGRNENRDRSRRTDDGERRDRNERNDRDERKERDAREDRDGRKERNEREGKGRRMGKNRRSGSDGRRDKDEREDRGREENRDRGKRADDDEQREGSGSRYIDERRERNARYERDERGGKDGRMGRNGRSDSDGRRDRDEREDRGREENRKRGRRTDDDERREGSESRDRDERRERDARNERDERRGKDGRMGRNGRSDRDERGDRGRDANRDIGRRRDDDEQRERSGIRDRDDRRRDAREDRDGSRQRNERGGRDESRDTDERGDRNRDEYRNRGRRMDRSERNERKNKGMHRGEQKFREESEDSNRDMDRNGHREGRYKRDKEHVGANRALHWIIPKDMHQKGNGAMQGGRSRYVGKYSGRSDGNSNKNSNKNKEGSSSQEMKNESSGAMANASSTSQAASTSGDTGNGFGAGSTNGLGRDLENVNSGAAQSATNGGTPNGNSGGAENPSGGVTGGMINSAGGGAILS